One Etheostoma spectabile isolate EspeVRDwgs_2016 unplaced genomic scaffold, UIUC_Espe_1.0 scaffold00018526, whole genome shotgun sequence genomic region harbors:
- the LOC116680968 gene encoding trace amine-associated receptor 13c-like — protein MEDEDGAELCFPQFSNTSCRKSSSPWPQTLVLYIVCYSISLNTVTLNLLIIISISHFRQLHTTTNILLLSLAVSDILVGLVLMPVEVLKKTSCWFLGDFVCFLYNYLTSIITVSSIGDIVLISVDRYVAICDPLHYNTRITVNRVKLSVFLCWLYSACYSFFFVNDDLTQPGRYNLCYGECVLVIDYFKGLIDLVLSFIVPVILIVSLYLGVFAVAVSQARAMRSHITAVTLQHSVTPKAKKSQLKAARNLGVLVVVFIICYSPFYCASLAGEVNALSASYVLFVFFCNSSLNPVIYAFLYPWFRKAVKLIVTLQILQPGSCETSML, from the exons ATGGAGGATGAGGACGGAGCCGAGCTCTGCTTTCCACAGTTCTCAAACACCTCCTGCAGGAAGTCCTCGTCTCCTTGGCCCCAAACACTGGTCCTTTACATTGTGTGCTACTCCATCTCTCTGAACACTGTGACTCTCAACCTGCTCATCATCATCTCAATCTCCCACTTCAG GCAGCtccacaccaccaccaacatcctcctcctctctctggctgtctcaGACATTCTAGTGGGCCTCGTGCTGATGCCTGTAGAAgttctgaaaaaaacatcctgCTGGTTTCTTggtgactttgtgtgttttctttataattATCTTACAAGCATCATTACTGTATCCTCAATAGGTGACATAGTGCTCATATCAGTTGACCGTTACGTGGCTATTTGTGACCCTCTGCATTACAACACCAGAATCACTGTGAACAGAGTTAAActcagtgtttttctgtgttggcTCTATTCTGCTTGCTACagctttttctttgtgaatgatgACCTGACTCAACCAGGTAGGTATAATTTGTGCTACGGTGAATGTGTGTTGGTCATTGACTATTTCAAAGGACTAATAgatcttgttttgtcctttaTTGTTCCAGTTATTCTCATTGTATCTCTGTATCTGGGAGTATTTGCCGTGGCTGTTTCTCAGGCTCGTGCCATGCGCTCTCACATTACAGCTGTCACACTCCAGCATTCAGTGACTCCAAAGGCAAAGAAATCTCAGCTAAAAGCAGCCAGGAATCTTGGTGTTCTGGTAGTTGTGTTCATAATATGTTACTCTCCATTTTACTGTGCATCTCTTGCAGGTGAGGTCAATGCTTTATCTGCATCCTATGTTCTCTTTGTGTTCTTTTGTAACTCTAGTCTAAACCCTGTGATCTATGCCTTCCTTTACCCCTGGTTTAGAAAAGCAGTTAAACTCATAGTTACTCTTCAGATACTGCAGCCTGGCTCCTGTGAGACCAGCATGCTGTAG